The Nitrospira sp. genome window below encodes:
- a CDS encoding PilZ domain-containing protein produces the protein MEQRYSERIPVACDVMFAGNGVIGEGRVIDVSLPGCLMESPEAMKIGDYIRMRLFLPDRAAPLNILLAVVRRAEGNLVGLEFIRSSQGDQARLSRFVRKHAPILEQPARCWTGGVELLAVAGE, from the coding sequence ATGGAACAACGGTATAGTGAGCGGATTCCGGTCGCCTGTGACGTGATGTTTGCCGGGAATGGAGTGATCGGGGAAGGCCGGGTGATCGATGTGTCGCTTCCCGGCTGTCTCATGGAAAGTCCTGAGGCGATGAAGATTGGGGACTATATCCGGATGCGCCTGTTTTTGCCTGACCGAGCAGCGCCCCTGAACATCCTGCTGGCAGTGGTACGGCGTGCGGAGGGGAATCTCGTGGGGCTTGAGTTTATTCGGTCCTCTCAGGGCGATCAGGCGAGATTGAGCCGCTTCGTCAGAAAACATGCGCCGATCCTGGAACAGCCCGCCCGCTGCTGGACTGGGGGCGTCGAGCTTCTTGCCGTAGCGGGAGAGTAA
- a CDS encoding M48 family metallopeptidase, with protein MLAGMLWCVLWSVAGCETNPYTGRQQLVMTSVAEEMTMGAQAYQQVKSDPKMRQSQDPREIEPVKRVAARIIEAAKRSKYAEMAQQFQWEVTVIKDDKTMNAFALPGGKIAVYTGIFPVAKTEAGLAAVLGHEVVHALARHGAERMSQGQLTNAALQVAEAVAGISGEGGMLSQAAMAALGAGAQVGVLLPFSRKHESEADYIGILLAADAGYDPRESVGLWERMAQLSAGGGPAEFLSTHPGHETRIQQLKKWMPEALAIYQAKQPVSASLLPMIGGR; from the coding sequence GTGCTGGCCGGTATGCTCTGGTGTGTCTTGTGGAGTGTGGCTGGTTGTGAGACGAATCCCTATACCGGCCGGCAGCAGTTAGTCATGACGTCAGTGGCGGAGGAAATGACGATGGGGGCGCAGGCCTATCAGCAGGTCAAGAGCGATCCCAAGATGCGGCAATCGCAAGACCCTCGTGAGATCGAGCCGGTGAAGCGGGTGGCGGCTCGCATTATCGAGGCGGCCAAGCGGTCGAAGTACGCCGAGATGGCCCAGCAGTTTCAGTGGGAAGTGACGGTGATCAAGGACGACAAGACGATGAATGCGTTTGCGTTGCCCGGGGGAAAGATTGCGGTCTATACGGGCATTTTCCCGGTCGCCAAGACGGAGGCCGGATTGGCTGCTGTGCTGGGGCATGAAGTTGTCCATGCGCTGGCTCGTCACGGAGCGGAACGGATGAGCCAGGGGCAGTTGACGAATGCGGCCTTGCAAGTGGCGGAGGCCGTGGCGGGGATAAGTGGTGAAGGGGGGATGTTGTCACAGGCGGCGATGGCGGCCTTGGGGGCCGGCGCGCAGGTCGGGGTATTGTTGCCGTTTAGCCGGAAGCATGAGTCGGAGGCGGATTATATCGGCATTCTCCTTGCCGCCGATGCCGGGTATGACCCGCGGGAGTCTGTCGGCTTGTGGGAGCGCATGGCGCAATTGTCCGCCGGCGGTGGGCCAGCAGAATTTCTGTCGACTCATCCGGGACACGAAACCAGGATCCAGCAGCTCAAAAAGTGGATGCCGGAAGCTCTGGCCATATACCAGGCGAAACAACCGGTGTCTGCTTCACTATTGCCCATGATTGGGGGGCGATAA
- the rnhC gene encoding ribonuclease HIII, whose translation MTSPAHTAPSIERIGIDESGKGDYFGPLVIAAVFVNATTQGELALMQVRDSKKISDGRILEMAPDIKTICPHSIVAIGPQKYNELYAKIKNLNRLLAWGHARALENLLDQVSCERAIADQFGDERLILNALQDKGRKIVLEQRTKAESDIAVAAASILARAEFLLRLKRLSDEVGTTLPKGASPAVELAAKMVIKKHGKDRLETVAKLHFKTTQAVLAGLA comes from the coding sequence GTGACCTCTCCAGCCCATACCGCCCCGTCGATCGAACGCATCGGCATCGATGAATCAGGGAAGGGTGACTATTTTGGCCCGCTGGTCATCGCCGCCGTCTTCGTCAATGCGACGACCCAAGGCGAACTGGCCCTTATGCAGGTGCGGGACAGCAAGAAGATTTCCGATGGCAGAATTCTCGAGATGGCGCCGGACATCAAAACAATCTGCCCGCATAGCATCGTCGCCATCGGCCCGCAGAAATACAATGAGTTGTATGCGAAGATTAAGAATTTGAATCGCTTGCTGGCCTGGGGCCATGCGCGGGCGCTGGAGAATCTGCTGGATCAAGTGTCCTGCGAACGGGCGATTGCCGATCAGTTCGGAGACGAACGGCTCATCCTGAACGCCCTTCAAGACAAGGGACGGAAGATTGTCCTGGAGCAACGAACCAAAGCCGAATCCGACATCGCCGTGGCCGCCGCTTCCATTCTGGCACGTGCGGAATTCCTGCTGCGCCTGAAGCGGCTATCGGATGAGGTCGGGACAACGCTGCCGAAAGGGGCCTCACCGGCCGTGGAACTTGCCGCAAAGATGGTCATCAAGAAACACGGAAAAGACCGGCTCGAAACCGTGGCGAAGCTGCACTTCAAGACCACACAAGCCGTCCTGGCGGGATTGGCTTAA
- a CDS encoding C4-type zinc ribbon domain-containing protein, giving the protein MSQKLFPLIALQKLDLRIMEIKDQRRKIPERLSLAEAPLLEQTQLLTETQSAVEALVKERRGHEKDLEAHEAQTEKMKSHAASLKTNKEYQAHLFEIELANKKRGEFEEKILLSMEKIEQLQQTVKEAQEKADAARKIFTEERKVLDQQDQVLAKELAKLEAQQAEAAGLIDKNLLARYNQIKTAKKEQALAAVRDGMCAGCRLQIPPQLIAQVKRSDDLHVCPYCRRMLYWEGEVPTESPSALSEAKKKDLEVGESV; this is encoded by the coding sequence TTGAGCCAGAAACTATTTCCTCTGATCGCCCTGCAAAAACTTGATCTCCGCATCATGGAGATCAAAGATCAGCGCCGAAAAATTCCTGAACGCCTCAGTCTGGCCGAAGCGCCGCTACTCGAACAGACCCAGCTTCTCACTGAAACGCAGTCAGCGGTCGAGGCCCTCGTCAAAGAGCGCCGTGGGCATGAAAAAGATCTGGAAGCGCACGAGGCGCAGACCGAGAAGATGAAGTCGCATGCCGCAAGCTTGAAAACCAACAAGGAATATCAGGCGCATCTGTTCGAGATCGAGTTGGCGAATAAGAAGCGGGGGGAGTTTGAAGAAAAGATTCTCCTCTCGATGGAAAAGATCGAGCAGCTACAACAGACGGTCAAAGAAGCTCAAGAAAAAGCTGATGCAGCCAGGAAAATCTTTACGGAAGAGAGAAAAGTGCTTGATCAGCAGGATCAGGTGTTGGCAAAAGAGTTAGCCAAGCTCGAAGCCCAGCAGGCCGAGGCGGCGGGGTTGATCGATAAGAACCTGCTTGCCCGCTATAACCAGATCAAAACGGCCAAGAAGGAGCAAGCGCTGGCCGCGGTGCGCGACGGCATGTGCGCCGGGTGCCGCTTGCAAATCCCGCCTCAATTGATCGCTCAGGTCAAACGCTCCGACGATCTCCATGTGTGCCCCTACTGCCGCCGGATGCTCTACTGGGAAGGCGAGGTCCCAACCGAGTCCCCCTCGGCGTTGAGCGAAGCCAAGAAAAAAGATCTGGAAGTCGGCGAATCGGTTTAA
- the rpoD gene encoding RNA polymerase sigma factor RpoD, translated as MPKQELLGEVKKLISIGKEKGFLTYDELNNTLPAEVVSSDQFGSIMTMFGEMDIEIVDAPEGERAQKTTEREDAGDESEEAEAESDEENEKPIDLTPGALSRTDDPVRLYLKEMGSVALLSREGEIEIAKRIEEGKKDIASVIYGMPMTIEFVLALRDQLKDAKIDVREIVPVQETEEDFDEEQPVERDYEELRVKTLDALNAVRKVSLALKALAEKGKTIGSDPVKQKQFKKQFDVARQQVVDKIESVNLHGVLKDRMVQRVRDLAVQFRMAEREVASCQRRIGVGGEAGAELLKKMCRTRPDFLAVKRRAGVSEDTLNDIKKVYQAAKARIRQLETEEALVSADEIKDAVKHLDVAEEKVKRGKAELVEANLRLVVSIAKKYTNRGLQFLDLIQEGNIGLMKAVDKFEYKRGYKFSTYATWWIRQAITRAIADQARTIRIPVHMIETINKLIRTSRHLVQKLGREPLPEEIAERMDLPLDKVRKILKIAREPISLETPIGEEEDSHLGDFIEDKKAVSPLEAAIRYDLQRQINSALETLTPREEKVLRKRFGIGEATDHTLEEVGQDFEVTRERIRQIEAKALRKLRHPSRSKKLRSFVETL; from the coding sequence ATGCCGAAACAAGAGTTGCTCGGCGAGGTCAAAAAGCTCATCTCGATCGGGAAAGAAAAGGGCTTTCTGACTTACGACGAATTGAACAACACCCTGCCGGCGGAAGTGGTCTCGTCCGACCAGTTCGGGAGCATCATGACGATGTTCGGGGAAATGGACATCGAGATTGTGGATGCGCCGGAAGGCGAACGGGCTCAGAAGACGACCGAGCGCGAGGATGCCGGTGACGAGAGCGAAGAAGCCGAGGCGGAGAGTGACGAAGAAAACGAAAAGCCGATCGATCTTACGCCGGGCGCGCTCAGCCGGACGGACGACCCGGTGCGGCTCTATCTGAAAGAGATGGGCAGTGTCGCGCTGCTGAGCCGCGAAGGGGAAATCGAGATCGCCAAGCGCATCGAGGAGGGGAAGAAGGACATAGCCTCGGTCATCTACGGCATGCCGATGACGATCGAGTTCGTCCTGGCCCTGCGGGATCAGCTGAAGGATGCCAAGATCGATGTCCGTGAAATCGTGCCGGTGCAGGAAACGGAAGAAGATTTCGACGAAGAGCAGCCGGTCGAACGGGATTATGAGGAACTGCGGGTCAAGACGCTGGATGCGTTGAATGCCGTGCGCAAGGTGTCGCTGGCGTTGAAGGCTCTGGCCGAAAAGGGCAAGACGATCGGAAGCGACCCGGTCAAGCAGAAGCAATTCAAGAAGCAGTTCGATGTGGCGCGCCAGCAGGTGGTGGACAAGATCGAGTCCGTCAATCTGCACGGGGTGTTGAAGGACCGCATGGTGCAGCGGGTGCGCGACCTGGCGGTGCAATTCCGCATGGCCGAGCGCGAAGTGGCGAGCTGCCAGCGGCGCATCGGAGTCGGCGGGGAAGCCGGCGCCGAATTGCTGAAGAAGATGTGCCGGACGCGGCCGGATTTTCTGGCCGTCAAGCGGCGGGCCGGCGTGTCCGAAGACACGCTGAACGACATCAAGAAGGTCTATCAGGCGGCCAAGGCGCGCATCCGCCAGCTGGAAACCGAAGAAGCGCTGGTGTCGGCTGACGAGATCAAGGATGCGGTCAAGCATCTCGACGTGGCGGAAGAAAAGGTCAAGCGCGGGAAAGCGGAGCTTGTCGAAGCCAATCTGCGTCTGGTCGTGAGCATCGCGAAAAAGTACACCAACCGCGGCTTGCAGTTCCTCGACCTCATTCAGGAGGGCAATATTGGCCTGATGAAGGCGGTCGATAAGTTCGAGTACAAGCGCGGGTACAAGTTCAGCACCTATGCGACCTGGTGGATTCGCCAGGCGATCACGCGGGCCATCGCGGACCAGGCGCGCACGATCCGCATTCCGGTGCACATGATCGAGACGATCAATAAATTGATCCGGACGTCCCGCCATCTGGTGCAGAAGCTTGGGCGCGAGCCCCTTCCGGAGGAAATCGCCGAGCGGATGGATCTGCCGCTCGACAAGGTGCGAAAGATTTTGAAGATTGCGCGTGAGCCGATTTCGCTGGAGACGCCGATCGGTGAAGAAGAAGACAGCCATTTGGGCGACTTTATCGAGGATAAGAAGGCGGTGTCTCCGCTGGAAGCCGCGATCCGGTACGACTTGCAGCGCCAGATCAACAGTGCGCTGGAGACGCTGACGCCGCGCGAAGAAAAAGTTCTGCGGAAGCGGTTCGGGATCGGCGAAGCGACGGACCATACGCTGGAAGAAGTCGGGCAGGATTTCGAGGTGACGCGCGAGCGCATTCGCCAGATCGAAGCCAAGGCCCTGCGCAAGTTGCGCCATCCGAGCCGCAGCAAGAAGTTGCGCAGCTTCGTCGAAACGCTGTAG
- the dnaG gene encoding DNA primase has protein sequence MGRGLISDDIINQIRDRADIADIVGHHVSLTKAGQNLKGLCPFHQEKSPSFTVSPSKQIFHCFGCGAGGNVFAFLTRITGSSFPEVVRELGRKVGVEVQEQAGFNPQTAQFARIEQVNQAASAWFHKNLHEAKAGEDARRYLAERGIEPATIVQFKIGVALGEWEGLIKALTQQGFTSGDLAAAGLTIARDQAGNGATGFYDRFRSRVMFPIVDLRKRVVGFGGRTLGDGTPKYLNSPDTPLFKKGLTLFAFDQAREAIARTKTVIVVEGYFDAIALHQAGIVQTVATLGTALTPEHIQALRRFASNVVLLFDPDAAGVRAALRGLDLFVNSGLGVKVVTLPSGDDPDTYVRKAGVDAFARLEAAAPSLLDYALEHSVKAAEAGSLEGRIRSVDEILRILQKSEHPIEREERIRVVAERLGISQQRLIERYPALVAEQKKVASAAAIPPKAVPVFKNVPEERDLAFMLLHGKLAPADVRRLNPELFSVPACRKLAELALGHVGLDGRIGIRALLDAVLDDPDCGALATELSLREEHFDDVSAHIKDCLDQLDRKRAEGVMRDLIARLKTAEREGRSEDVRSINLQVNELRMRKAGTPVAGTVSLVKE, from the coding sequence GTGGGCCGAGGCCTGATTTCTGACGATATCATCAACCAGATTCGGGATCGTGCCGATATCGCCGATATCGTCGGGCACCATGTGTCGCTCACGAAGGCGGGGCAGAATCTGAAAGGGCTCTGTCCGTTTCATCAAGAGAAAAGTCCATCCTTTACGGTCAGTCCCTCGAAGCAGATTTTTCATTGTTTTGGCTGTGGGGCCGGCGGCAATGTCTTTGCCTTTCTCACCCGGATTACCGGCTCGAGCTTTCCGGAGGTGGTGCGTGAGCTCGGACGGAAGGTGGGGGTCGAGGTTCAGGAGCAGGCGGGGTTCAATCCGCAGACGGCGCAGTTCGCCCGGATCGAGCAGGTGAATCAGGCGGCGTCGGCGTGGTTTCACAAGAATCTGCACGAGGCGAAGGCCGGCGAAGACGCACGGCGCTACCTCGCCGAACGCGGGATTGAACCGGCGACGATTGTGCAATTTAAGATCGGCGTGGCTTTGGGCGAGTGGGAAGGGCTGATCAAGGCGCTCACCCAGCAAGGCTTTACGTCGGGCGACTTGGCGGCGGCTGGTTTGACGATTGCGCGGGACCAGGCCGGCAACGGGGCGACGGGATTCTACGACCGGTTTCGGTCGCGGGTCATGTTTCCCATCGTGGATCTCCGCAAGCGCGTGGTGGGGTTCGGCGGGCGGACGCTCGGCGATGGAACGCCCAAGTATCTCAACTCCCCCGATACACCGTTATTCAAGAAAGGGCTGACGCTTTTTGCGTTCGATCAGGCGCGGGAGGCGATCGCCAGGACGAAGACCGTCATTGTGGTGGAAGGGTATTTCGACGCGATTGCGCTCCACCAAGCCGGGATTGTCCAGACCGTCGCGACGTTGGGTACGGCGTTGACGCCGGAGCACATTCAGGCCCTCCGGCGGTTTGCCTCCAATGTGGTGTTGCTGTTCGATCCCGATGCGGCCGGGGTGCGCGCGGCGTTGCGGGGGCTGGATTTGTTTGTGAACAGCGGGCTGGGCGTGAAGGTGGTGACGCTTCCGTCCGGCGACGATCCGGATACCTATGTGCGCAAAGCAGGCGTGGACGCGTTTGCGCGGCTGGAAGCGGCCGCGCCGAGCCTGTTGGATTATGCATTGGAACATAGTGTGAAGGCCGCGGAGGCCGGGTCGCTGGAAGGGCGCATCCGGAGTGTTGATGAAATTCTCCGCATCCTCCAAAAGAGCGAGCATCCCATCGAGCGCGAGGAGCGGATCCGCGTCGTGGCCGAGCGGCTGGGCATCAGCCAGCAACGGCTGATCGAGCGGTATCCGGCATTGGTGGCGGAGCAGAAAAAAGTTGCGAGTGCCGCGGCGATTCCGCCTAAGGCGGTGCCGGTCTTTAAGAACGTCCCGGAGGAGCGAGACTTGGCGTTCATGCTCTTGCATGGCAAGCTGGCGCCAGCCGATGTTCGCCGGCTCAACCCGGAACTATTTTCCGTTCCTGCCTGCCGGAAATTAGCGGAGCTCGCGCTCGGACATGTGGGGTTGGATGGCCGGATCGGCATCCGCGCGCTGCTCGATGCGGTGTTGGACGATCCGGATTGCGGCGCCCTGGCGACGGAATTATCGCTGCGTGAAGAACATTTCGACGATGTGTCGGCCCACATCAAGGATTGTCTGGATCAGTTGGATCGGAAGCGGGCGGAAGGGGTCATGCGCGACTTGATCGCCCGGCTGAAGACGGCCGAGCGGGAAGGCCGGTCGGAGGATGTGCGGTCGATCAACCTGCAAGTGAATGAATTGCGGATGCGGAAAGCCGGCACGCCAGTCGCCGGCACAGTTTCATTGGTTAAGGAGTAG
- a CDS encoding histidine triad nucleotide-binding protein, protein MSTCIFCRIVEGTIPAKLVYQDEHTLAFDDITPQAPVHTLVIPKRHVAAVQELGEADQALLGQLLLTCRKVATDKGLAESGYRIVANTGRDGGQSVFHLHFHVLGGRHLGWPPG, encoded by the coding sequence GTGAGTACCTGCATCTTTTGCCGGATCGTGGAAGGGACTATCCCTGCCAAGCTTGTGTATCAGGATGAACACACGCTCGCGTTCGACGACATTACGCCGCAGGCGCCGGTCCACACGCTGGTGATTCCCAAACGGCATGTGGCGGCGGTCCAAGAGCTCGGTGAGGCGGATCAGGCGCTGCTGGGACAGCTCCTGTTGACCTGCCGAAAGGTGGCGACAGACAAAGGGCTGGCCGAATCCGGCTATCGCATTGTGGCGAATACTGGTCGCGATGGTGGGCAATCCGTGTTTCATCTGCATTTTCATGTACTTGGGGGCAGACATTTAGGCTGGCCTCCAGGCTGA
- the hisIE gene encoding bifunctional phosphoribosyl-AMP cyclohydrolase/phosphoribosyl-ATP diphosphatase HisIE — MGQQDAGATFTFDAQGLIPAVVQDWLDGTVLMVGYMNQEALSQTLATKSVHFWSRSRKKLWEKGETSGNKLHVKGLFIDCDRDTILVKAQPVGPTCHTGERACFFTAIDPEGWIESEKTSDAAGGILEAIARTLETRKAHPQPGSYTTKLFEGGQDKILKKVAEEAGEVLLASKGGKRDEIVYEVADLFFHTLMVLGYHDVPLHAIYEELAKRFGKSGLRPEK, encoded by the coding sequence ATGGGACAACAGGACGCGGGAGCGACGTTCACGTTTGATGCGCAGGGACTGATTCCGGCCGTGGTGCAAGACTGGCTGGATGGGACCGTGCTGATGGTCGGGTATATGAACCAGGAGGCGCTGAGCCAGACGCTGGCCACAAAATCCGTCCACTTCTGGAGCCGGTCCCGCAAGAAGCTCTGGGAGAAGGGTGAGACCTCTGGCAATAAGTTGCATGTCAAAGGCCTGTTCATCGATTGCGATCGCGATACGATTCTGGTGAAGGCGCAGCCGGTCGGGCCAACCTGTCATACGGGTGAGCGGGCGTGCTTCTTTACCGCGATTGATCCGGAAGGCTGGATTGAGTCGGAAAAGACCAGTGACGCGGCGGGGGGCATTCTTGAGGCAATCGCTCGAACCCTCGAGACGCGCAAGGCCCATCCGCAGCCGGGCTCTTACACTACGAAGCTGTTTGAAGGAGGCCAGGATAAGATCCTCAAAAAAGTGGCGGAAGAGGCGGGGGAAGTGCTCCTGGCTTCAAAGGGCGGCAAGCGGGACGAGATCGTCTACGAAGTGGCTGACTTGTTCTTCCATACGTTGATGGTCTTGGGCTATCACGATGTACCGCTTCACGCGATCTATGAGGAACTCGCCAAGCGGTTTGGGAAGTCTGGTCTCAGGCCTGAAAAGTAG
- the hisF gene encoding imidazole glycerol phosphate synthase subunit HisF yields the protein MLTKRIIPCLDVKDGRVVKGVSFVNLRDAGDPVEVATAYDREGADELCFLDITASHENRKTILDVVERTAARVFMPLTVGGGVRTLDDIRALLNAGADKVSINTAAVQRPEFVREAAQRFGTQCIVVAIDAKRAGTPGHWEVFTHGGRKTTGLDAIEWASRMERFGAGEILLTSMDQDGQQTGYDLALTAAVSERVSIPVIASGGVGTLEHLYDGFVAGKADAVLAASIFHFRTYTIPQAKQFLKEKGVPVRLDQAVPAA from the coding sequence ATGCTGACGAAACGCATCATTCCCTGTCTGGATGTCAAAGACGGCCGTGTGGTGAAGGGCGTCAGCTTCGTCAATTTGCGCGATGCGGGCGATCCGGTCGAAGTCGCGACGGCCTACGATCGCGAAGGCGCGGACGAGTTGTGCTTTCTCGACATCACGGCGTCACATGAAAACCGGAAGACGATTCTCGATGTGGTCGAGCGAACGGCGGCACGGGTCTTCATGCCCCTGACCGTGGGCGGAGGCGTGCGCACGCTCGACGATATTCGCGCCTTGCTGAATGCGGGGGCCGACAAGGTGAGCATCAACACGGCGGCGGTGCAGCGGCCGGAGTTCGTGCGGGAGGCCGCGCAGCGGTTCGGCACGCAATGCATTGTCGTGGCGATCGACGCGAAGCGCGCGGGGACGCCGGGTCACTGGGAAGTCTTTACGCACGGAGGCCGGAAAACAACCGGCCTTGATGCGATCGAGTGGGCCAGCCGAATGGAACGCTTTGGCGCGGGCGAGATTCTGCTCACGAGCATGGACCAGGATGGCCAGCAGACCGGCTACGATCTGGCGCTCACCGCGGCGGTATCCGAGCGCGTATCCATTCCGGTCATCGCCTCAGGCGGCGTGGGCACGCTGGAGCATCTGTATGACGGGTTTGTGGCGGGCAAGGCCGATGCGGTGCTGGCGGCATCGATATTCCACTTTCGAACCTATACGATTCCGCAGGCCAAACAATTTTTGAAAGAGAAAGGAGTGCCGGTTCGGCTGGACCAAGCCGTGCCGGCCGCGTGA
- the hisA gene encoding 1-(5-phosphoribosyl)-5-[(5-phosphoribosylamino)methylideneamino]imidazole-4-carboxamide isomerase — protein MIVIPAIDLKDGRCVRLRQGDMAAETVYSTDVPAMARQWQQQGAGLIHVVDLNGAVEGEPRNLPEIQSVIATVSVKVQVGGGIRNIDTVRRYLTAGVSRVVLGTAALTDRAFLEQACHEFPTRIVLGLDARDGKVAVKGWTAVSDTKAIDLLKELSGYALGAVIYTDIARDGMLDGPNIPALREVVEHSSFPVIASGGISRVEDLRAVASLGPRIEGAIVGKALYDGKLDYASAVKAIG, from the coding sequence ATGATCGTCATTCCAGCAATTGATTTGAAAGACGGGCGCTGTGTGCGGCTTCGCCAGGGCGATATGGCGGCGGAGACCGTCTATTCCACCGATGTGCCGGCGATGGCCCGGCAATGGCAACAGCAGGGGGCGGGATTGATCCATGTCGTGGATCTCAACGGCGCGGTGGAGGGCGAACCGCGCAATCTCCCTGAGATTCAGTCGGTGATCGCGACGGTCAGTGTGAAGGTGCAGGTCGGCGGCGGTATTCGCAATATCGACACGGTCCGCCGGTATCTCACGGCTGGGGTCTCGCGCGTCGTGCTGGGCACCGCGGCGTTGACGGATCGGGCGTTTCTCGAGCAAGCCTGTCACGAATTTCCGACCCGCATTGTGTTGGGGCTGGATGCGCGTGACGGCAAGGTGGCGGTGAAGGGTTGGACCGCGGTGTCCGATACGAAGGCGATCGACTTGTTGAAAGAGCTGTCCGGCTATGCGTTAGGCGCGGTGATCTATACCGATATTGCACGGGATGGGATGCTGGATGGGCCGAATATTCCGGCTCTGCGGGAGGTCGTGGAGCATTCGTCGTTTCCGGTGATTGCCTCGGGCGGGATTTCGCGTGTCGAGGATCTGCGGGCGGTCGCATCGCTCGGCCCGCGCATCGAAGGCGCCATCGTCGGCAAGGCCCTCTACGACGGCAAGCTGGACTATGCCTCTGCCGTGAAGGCGATTGGTTAA
- the hisH gene encoding imidazole glycerol phosphate synthase subunit HisH, translated as MIAIVDYGMGNLRSVSKAFEAVGHQAVVTRDVAAIKDASHVVLPGVGAFGDCMANLAQYDLIDSVRTAVQSGKPFLGICLGLQLLFTESEEFGTHKGLDIIPGRVRRFAADPMLKVPHMGWNQVDVLRQCPVFAGIPSGSNWYFVHSYFVDPVDQQIAATTTTYGISFVSSIWKDNVVACQFHPEKSQAVGLQLVKNFGSWKP; from the coding sequence ATGATCGCGATTGTCGATTACGGCATGGGCAATTTGCGCAGTGTCTCCAAGGCCTTTGAGGCGGTGGGGCATCAGGCGGTGGTGACGCGCGATGTGGCGGCGATCAAGGATGCCAGCCATGTGGTGTTGCCTGGGGTTGGTGCCTTTGGCGATTGTATGGCGAATCTTGCGCAGTATGATCTCATCGATTCCGTTCGGACGGCGGTTCAATCGGGTAAACCTTTCTTGGGGATTTGCCTGGGGCTGCAACTGCTCTTCACTGAAAGTGAGGAGTTCGGCACTCATAAAGGGCTGGATATTATTCCAGGCAGGGTCCGGCGATTTGCGGCTGATCCCATGCTGAAAGTGCCGCACATGGGCTGGAATCAGGTGGACGTGCTGCGGCAGTGTCCGGTGTTTGCGGGGATTCCCAGCGGGTCGAATTGGTACTTTGTCCATTCCTACTTCGTCGATCCGGTGGACCAACAGATTGCGGCGACGACCACGACCTACGGCATTTCCTTTGTCTCCAGTATTTGGAAAGATAATGTGGTGGCCTGTCAGTTCCACCCGGAAAAGAGCCAGGCTGTCGGATTACAGCTGGTCAAGAATTTTGGATCATGGAAACCGTAA
- the hisB gene encoding imidazoleglycerol-phosphate dehydratase HisB: MKKRGAASRQASIHRATKETDIAVEWTLDGSGQSKIDTGIRFFDHMLELLAKHGFFDLVVKAKGDIDIDEHHTVEDVGIVMGKALHQALGEKAGIKRFGFASAPLDETLAQITVDLSGRPYLVYNVALPDRKIKAFDLGLFEDFFQAFVTHGGLNLHVNLMYGRNPHHIMEAIFKGLAKALDQATMPEERLAGKVLSTKGLL, translated from the coding sequence ATGAAGAAGCGCGGAGCGGCATCGAGGCAGGCGTCGATTCACCGTGCCACGAAAGAAACCGATATTGCCGTCGAGTGGACGCTGGACGGCAGCGGACAGAGCAAGATCGACACCGGCATCCGGTTTTTCGACCATATGCTGGAGTTGCTCGCGAAACACGGATTTTTCGATCTGGTCGTCAAAGCCAAGGGCGACATCGATATCGATGAACACCACACGGTCGAGGATGTCGGCATCGTCATGGGCAAGGCGCTGCATCAGGCGCTCGGTGAGAAGGCGGGGATCAAGCGATTCGGGTTCGCTTCGGCGCCGCTCGACGAAACGCTGGCGCAGATCACCGTGGATCTCAGCGGACGGCCCTATCTTGTCTACAACGTGGCGCTGCCGGACCGGAAGATCAAGGCGTTCGACCTCGGCTTGTTCGAAGATTTCTTCCAGGCCTTCGTGACCCACGGGGGGCTCAACCTGCATGTGAATCTCATGTATGGCCGCAACCCGCACCACATCATGGAGGCTATTTTCAAAGGCCTGGCCAAGGCGCTGGATCAGGCCACCATGCCGGAAGAGCGGCTGGCCGGAAAAGTGCTCTCGACGAAGGGGCTGTTGTAG